In Alteribacter lacisalsi, a genomic segment contains:
- a CDS encoding sigma-54 interaction domain-containing protein, producing MKRILIIGGGQGGSALLELLHKTAFTRVTGVVDLNADCLGAKKAEVHNIPFFTRWQEALNELKPVDAVIEVTGNAGLLKELREEFAGQNVTLIPSSVASILFYLIEEKEKLIEEKTEHFSKLELILNSTHDGMIAIDNNERITLINSRAEEMSGLKKEEVLGKPVGYALPSSELPRVLHTGKTEQNRRQTIRENRTIVATRFPMKQGKRIIGALSVFRDITDIEQMAEEVTSLKSVQTMLEAIIHSSDDAISVVDEEGKGLIINPAYTRLTGLTSEEVLSKPATTDISEGKSMHLQVLKTRKPVRGVRMKVGPKRKDVLVNVAPVIVDGKLKGSVGVIHDVSELETLNSELERARQIIRTLEAKYTFEDIIGKSGEFTIAIEQAQMAAKTPATILLRGESGTGKELFAHAIHNASDRKYNKFVRVNCAAISESLLESELFGYDEGAFSGARRGGKKGLFEEAHGGTIFLDEIGELSSQTQAKLLRVLQEKEVVRVGSTKTLDIDVRVVAATNVNMEEKMYKNEFRSDLYYRLNRMPIQIPPLRMRKEDLPALCDHLLTKLNQDYGRNVEGLTQEALSMLREYDWPGNVRELENILGRAMIHMHYSVSRICVDHLPSLETETGKTQQEPSGGNGEEISGRSLQEQLADREKQIIVRTLNAHGGNKTKTAEALGLSLRNLYYKIEKLDISSWN from the coding sequence TTGAAACGAATTTTAATTATCGGCGGCGGACAGGGAGGCAGTGCACTGCTGGAACTGCTCCATAAAACCGCATTTACCCGTGTTACCGGGGTGGTTGATCTTAATGCTGACTGTTTAGGGGCAAAAAAAGCAGAAGTTCATAATATTCCTTTTTTCACCCGGTGGCAGGAAGCTTTGAACGAATTGAAGCCTGTGGATGCTGTTATTGAGGTGACTGGCAATGCCGGACTTCTAAAGGAACTCCGAGAAGAATTTGCCGGGCAGAATGTGACGCTGATTCCCAGTTCTGTTGCCTCTATTCTATTTTATCTTATTGAAGAAAAAGAAAAGCTGATTGAAGAAAAAACCGAGCATTTTTCTAAGCTTGAACTGATTTTGAATTCCACCCACGATGGTATGATCGCCATCGATAATAACGAGAGGATTACCCTTATTAACAGCCGGGCAGAAGAAATGTCTGGTCTGAAAAAAGAAGAAGTTCTGGGCAAACCGGTTGGATATGCCCTACCTTCAAGTGAGCTTCCCAGAGTTTTACATACAGGCAAAACGGAACAGAACCGGCGACAGACAATCCGCGAAAACCGTACTATTGTAGCTACCCGCTTTCCAATGAAGCAGGGTAAACGGATTATCGGAGCGCTGAGTGTTTTCAGAGATATAACGGATATTGAACAGATGGCTGAAGAAGTAACGAGTCTTAAAAGTGTCCAGACGATGCTTGAGGCGATCATTCACTCTTCTGACGACGCGATCAGCGTGGTGGATGAAGAAGGAAAAGGGCTGATTATCAACCCGGCATATACCCGGTTGACAGGACTGACATCTGAGGAGGTTCTTTCCAAACCGGCAACTACGGATATATCCGAAGGAAAAAGCATGCACCTTCAAGTACTTAAAACACGAAAGCCTGTCCGAGGTGTCAGAATGAAAGTCGGCCCGAAAAGGAAAGATGTCCTTGTAAATGTTGCCCCCGTCATTGTGGATGGGAAACTGAAGGGAAGTGTCGGCGTTATTCATGACGTATCCGAGCTTGAAACACTGAACAGTGAACTGGAACGGGCCAGGCAAATTATCCGGACACTTGAGGCAAAGTACACTTTTGAAGATATTATCGGGAAGTCCGGTGAATTTACGATCGCCATCGAGCAGGCACAGATGGCTGCAAAAACACCAGCTACGATCCTGCTGAGAGGGGAGTCGGGAACCGGAAAGGAGCTTTTTGCCCACGCCATTCATAATGCAAGTGATCGTAAATACAACAAATTTGTAAGAGTGAACTGCGCTGCTATTTCCGAAAGCCTGCTTGAAAGTGAGCTTTTCGGATATGATGAAGGTGCCTTTTCCGGTGCGAGAAGAGGCGGAAAGAAGGGTCTTTTTGAAGAAGCCCATGGCGGCACGATTTTTCTCGATGAAATCGGCGAACTGAGCAGTCAGACGCAGGCAAAACTGCTTCGTGTACTGCAGGAAAAAGAAGTTGTCAGAGTGGGGAGTACTAAAACGCTGGATATTGATGTCCGTGTGGTCGCCGCGACGAACGTCAATATGGAAGAAAAGATGTACAAAAATGAATTCAGGAGCGATCTGTACTACCGTCTGAACCGGATGCCGATTCAGATTCCGCCACTGAGAATGAGGAAGGAAGATCTCCCGGCCCTGTGTGATCATCTTCTTACAAAGCTAAATCAGGATTACGGTCGAAATGTGGAAGGGCTCACGCAGGAAGCTCTCTCCATGCTTCGGGAGTACGACTGGCCGGGCAATGTAAGGGAATTGGAAAACATACTTGGCAGAGCCATGATCCATATGCATTATTCTGTCAGCCGGATCTGCGTCGACCACCTGCCTTCACTTGAAACTGAAACAGGAAAAACCCAACAGGAACCTTCCGGCGGCAATGGTGAGGAGATATCCGGCAGGTCGCTTCAGGAGCAGCTGGCAGACCGTGAAAAGCAGATCATTGTCCGGACACTGAACGCACATGGCGGAAACAAAACAAAAACAGCAGAAGCACTGGGATTATCACTGCGGAATTTATACTATAAAATCGAAAAGCTTGATATCTCCTCCTGGAATTGA
- a CDS encoding DUF2627 domain-containing protein has protein sequence MQRFLALIVLVIPAVFAGYGIKLMRDTVFHILNPPYPFLMLQFFAGMVALILGVWFIGGFILHRDRKNNKVAPRFQLKQNNSAK, from the coding sequence ATTCAACGTTTTCTTGCTCTTATCGTACTCGTCATTCCTGCAGTATTCGCCGGTTACGGCATTAAACTTATGCGGGATACCGTTTTTCATATCCTTAATCCGCCTTATCCTTTTCTCATGCTCCAGTTTTTTGCAGGCATGGTCGCCCTGATACTTGGGGTGTGGTTTATCGGCGGCTTCATTCTTCATCGTGACCGGAAAAATAATAAAGTTGCTCCCCGCTTCCAGTTGAAACAGAACAATTCAGCAAAATAA
- a CDS encoding glycosyltransferase family 2 protein yields MKVDVVMPAYNEGQRIAATLGSLRNEPWINSIYVIDDGSTDDTYTRASGIADYVFRFPVNQGKAAAAITGLRQTKHDYVMLLDADLEETAVEAVKLLNPLRRGEADIVLASFSNTVEKKGFGFMKRRASRVISSHFGIYLSSPLSGQRVFHRKWLSVLSEDVGHCRYGFEMACNFDLLSHGAVIKEVDTGMKHNGYGKTVAGFLHRSRQWYEMERVLWQRTSGSLQ; encoded by the coding sequence ATGAAGGTGGATGTGGTGATGCCTGCTTATAATGAAGGCCAGCGAATCGCAGCTACGCTTGGTTCCTTGAGGAACGAGCCATGGATAAACAGCATTTATGTGATTGATGACGGAAGTACCGATGATACATATACCAGAGCATCTGGTATTGCGGACTATGTTTTCCGGTTTCCGGTAAATCAGGGCAAAGCAGCAGCGGCGATTACAGGGCTCCGGCAGACAAAACACGATTATGTCATGCTCCTGGACGCTGATCTGGAGGAAACCGCTGTCGAAGCAGTAAAACTTCTCAATCCCCTTAGGAGAGGAGAAGCGGATATCGTGCTCGCTTCTTTTTCCAATACCGTGGAGAAAAAAGGATTCGGTTTTATGAAGCGCCGTGCGTCCAGAGTAATAAGCAGTCACTTTGGCATCTATCTTTCCAGTCCGCTGTCAGGACAGCGGGTATTTCACCGGAAGTGGCTTTCCGTTCTATCTGAGGATGTAGGACACTGCCGTTACGGCTTTGAGATGGCCTGTAATTTTGATCTGCTCTCGCATGGAGCAGTTATTAAGGAAGTAGATACCGGGATGAAACACAACGGATACGGAAAAACAGTGGCGGGGTTTCTGCACAGGTCCCGCCAATGGTATGAAATGGAGAGGGTTCTATGGCAGCGTACCTCTGGCAGCCTGCAGTAA
- the steA gene encoding putative cytokinetic ring protein SteA, whose translation MSSQVITGTGYFQEKTKLLAQTIPRGAIAFISHRDLDRTAAESLVQSGVKAVVNLECSMTGRFYHEGVFILLHHQIALFDVTVPFKCPDVGPFFVSIAGQHLYIKKGQSWEETACLLPWDLQRAEEKAAASKEKEPDVFKTFMKNSLIHAAAGLDLFIESISTLQPIDGVSGKQVFVVARGAGYREDAACWKQELRLPSSFVMAVDGASEGLLLEGIIPDVIIGDMDSLPEQAQSLNCIFVSHAYMNGKSPGHERLEKIGIRSEKRMFPGMSEDLAMMLAGVSGASKIYSIGCRSGYLEMMEKDREGMGSTLLTRAFLGHKISDLKLSGDLAVSAKLRQQRRAALMHHDPLNDSSAEQRRQEQ comes from the coding sequence ATGAGCAGTCAAGTTATTACAGGAACAGGCTATTTCCAGGAGAAAACCAAACTGCTGGCTCAAACCATTCCCCGGGGGGCTATTGCTTTTATTTCTCACAGGGACCTGGACCGGACTGCAGCGGAGTCGCTTGTGCAAAGTGGCGTTAAGGCCGTGGTTAATCTGGAATGCTCTATGACAGGCCGGTTTTACCATGAAGGTGTGTTCATCCTTTTACATCATCAAATTGCCTTGTTTGATGTGACAGTACCCTTTAAATGTCCTGATGTAGGCCCGTTTTTCGTTTCGATTGCCGGGCAGCATCTTTACATAAAAAAAGGACAGTCCTGGGAGGAAACAGCATGTCTGCTGCCGTGGGATTTACAGAGGGCGGAGGAAAAAGCAGCTGCATCAAAGGAAAAGGAACCTGATGTCTTTAAAACATTCATGAAAAACTCCCTTATCCATGCAGCTGCAGGACTTGATCTGTTTATTGAGAGCATAAGTACATTGCAGCCAATTGATGGAGTCTCAGGCAAACAAGTATTTGTCGTGGCGCGCGGAGCTGGATACCGTGAAGATGCAGCCTGCTGGAAGCAGGAACTCCGACTCCCGAGTTCTTTTGTAATGGCTGTGGATGGCGCATCAGAGGGGCTCCTTCTTGAAGGCATTATCCCGGATGTCATTATAGGGGATATGGATTCGCTGCCGGAGCAGGCCCAGTCACTTAACTGCATTTTTGTCTCTCACGCGTACATGAACGGAAAAAGTCCGGGGCATGAAAGGCTTGAGAAGATTGGTATTCGGTCTGAAAAGAGAATGTTTCCGGGGATGAGTGAAGACCTTGCTATGATGCTTGCCGGCGTTTCCGGTGCCTCGAAAATTTATTCCATAGGCTGCCGAAGCGGATATCTTGAAATGATGGAAAAAGACCGTGAAGGGATGGGCTCCACCCTCTTAACCAGAGCCTTTTTGGGCCATAAAATCAGTGACCTTAAACTAAGCGGGGATCTGGCTGTTTCAGCAAAACTCCGACAGCAGAGACGAGCAGCACTCATGCATCATGACCCACTTAATGACAGCAGTGCGGAGCAAAGGAGGCAGGAGCAATGA
- the spo0A gene encoding sporulation transcription factor Spo0A encodes MQTVKVCVADDNRELVMLLEEYIDSQEDMEVTGKAYNGQECLDLVAEEQPDVLILDIIMPHLDGLAVLDKINDLDLAKRPNIIMLTAFGQEDVTKKAVELGASYYILKPFDMDTLISKIRDVSGNGSSYVKKSSGSSYSMRRENKPMNLDASITSIIHEIGVPAHIKGYMYLREAITMVYNDIELLGSITKVLYPDIAKKYNTTASRVERAIRHAIEVAWSRGNIESISKMFGYTVSVSKAKPTNSEFIAMVADKLRIEHKVS; translated from the coding sequence TTGCAAACAGTAAAAGTGTGTGTGGCAGATGATAACCGCGAGTTAGTGATGCTGCTTGAGGAATACATTGATTCACAAGAAGACATGGAAGTTACCGGAAAAGCCTATAACGGTCAGGAGTGTCTTGATCTGGTGGCAGAAGAACAGCCGGATGTACTTATTCTGGATATCATTATGCCTCATCTTGACGGCCTTGCAGTCCTGGATAAAATTAATGATCTCGATCTGGCTAAGCGGCCGAACATTATTATGCTGACAGCTTTCGGTCAGGAGGATGTGACAAAAAAAGCTGTTGAACTCGGCGCATCCTATTACATTCTGAAGCCATTTGACATGGACACTCTCATCAGTAAAATTCGTGATGTAAGCGGTAATGGCTCATCTTATGTTAAGAAATCATCCGGGAGCAGCTACTCAATGAGAAGAGAAAACAAACCGATGAATCTTGATGCAAGCATCACAAGCATCATTCACGAAATCGGTGTACCTGCTCATATTAAAGGCTACATGTATCTTCGCGAAGCGATTACGATGGTTTATAACGATATAGAACTTCTAGGTTCCATCACGAAGGTGCTTTACCCGGACATTGCAAAAAAATACAACACAACAGCGAGCCGTGTTGAGCGCGCGATCCGCCACGCGATTGAAGTTGCGTGGAGCCGGGGCAACATTGAATCCATCTCCAAAATGTTCGGCTATACAGTAAGTGTCAGCAAAGCAAAGCCGACCAACTCCGAATTTATCGCAATGGTGGCGGATAAGCTCCGCATTGAACACAAAGTCAGCTGA
- the spoIVB gene encoding SpoIVB peptidase yields MKKELIKKAVGAILLVVLFSAAFYPPLQQYVDTPADILFFEGQEYAIPASLEVIESDEAVDVFSQDNRTTLEGVKPGSSKVQLGVAGFPLKTMEVTVLPEKKVIPGGQSIGVRVHTQGVLVVGHHLIDTEEGTKSPGEKAGVEVGDMITKMNGTQIKDMSEISAIVQKAGDEDLPLRLELKRGEKLIHTELTPEKAKGEFSYRLGLYIRDSAAGVGTLTFYDPESRKYGALGHVISDMDTKEPIQVNDGEILSSRVTSIEKGLNGEPGEKLARFSSERKVLGDINKNSAFGIFGTLNEPVANGAWDKPMEIGLSHQVQEGPAEILTVVNGEEVKKFDIEIVSSTIQKFPATKGMVIKVTDPELLEATGGIVQGMSGSPIIQNDRIIGAVTHVFVNDPTSGYGCHIEWMLEEAGVDIGKEIEKAKAS; encoded by the coding sequence TTGAAAAAAGAATTGATAAAAAAAGCCGTTGGGGCGATTCTCCTTGTCGTACTGTTCAGCGCTGCCTTTTATCCTCCTCTTCAACAGTATGTTGACACACCGGCGGATATCTTATTCTTTGAAGGGCAGGAGTATGCGATTCCTGCTTCGCTGGAGGTCATTGAATCGGATGAAGCGGTGGACGTTTTTTCACAGGACAACCGTACAACGTTGGAAGGTGTAAAACCGGGCAGTTCAAAAGTGCAGCTGGGGGTGGCCGGTTTCCCGTTAAAAACGATGGAAGTTACCGTCTTGCCTGAGAAGAAAGTCATACCCGGTGGGCAGTCCATCGGCGTTCGTGTACACACACAAGGTGTACTCGTAGTAGGTCATCATTTAATTGATACGGAAGAGGGAACGAAGTCCCCGGGTGAAAAAGCCGGGGTGGAAGTCGGCGATATGATCACAAAAATGAACGGTACACAGATTAAGGATATGAGTGAGATTTCAGCGATTGTTCAAAAAGCAGGAGACGAGGACCTTCCGTTGAGACTTGAACTCAAACGTGGAGAGAAACTCATTCACACCGAGCTTACGCCGGAAAAAGCAAAGGGTGAGTTCTCATACCGCCTTGGATTATATATCCGTGATTCGGCCGCAGGTGTAGGCACTTTAACGTTTTATGACCCTGAATCCCGTAAATACGGAGCCCTGGGCCATGTGATTTCAGATATGGACACGAAGGAGCCGATTCAGGTTAATGACGGTGAAATTCTATCGTCGAGAGTAACGTCAATTGAAAAAGGGCTTAATGGAGAGCCTGGAGAAAAGCTGGCTCGTTTTTCAAGTGAACGGAAAGTACTTGGGGATATTAATAAGAACAGCGCATTTGGGATTTTTGGGACACTGAACGAGCCTGTCGCGAATGGCGCATGGGATAAACCTATGGAGATTGGTCTGTCACATCAGGTTCAGGAAGGACCTGCTGAAATCCTGACAGTCGTTAACGGAGAAGAAGTAAAGAAATTTGATATTGAAATCGTAAGCAGCACGATTCAGAAATTCCCTGCAACAAAGGGTATGGTCATTAAAGTGACAGATCCAGAGCTACTCGAAGCAACCGGGGGAATTGTTCAGGGAATGAGCGGAAGTCCGATTATACAAAATGACCGGATCATCGGCGCAGTGACACACGTTTTTGTAAATGATCCCACGTCCGGATATGGGTGTCACATTGAGTGGATGCTTGAAGAAGCCGGCGTTGATATCGGTAAGGAAATTGAAAAAGCAAAAGCAAGCTGA
- the recN gene encoding DNA repair protein RecN → MLVELSIRNFAIIDHVTVPFEEGLTVLTGETGAGKSIIIDAIGLLIGGRGSVEFVRHGSKRAEIEGLFSLENHDEIEPLLTDIGIGLSDDSMVVIRREISKQGKSICRVNGKLVTLASLRQVGQLLVDIHGQHEHQQLLQVDRHLFLLDRFAGEHLNSAKEEYSTLYSRLLKTKKQYRQLSENEQQTAQRLDLIRYQLNEIESARLRPDEDEELTAEKQKLSNSEQLYQRVHDSHQALYGENQGLEWIMVAVNQMEEATELDPALKEVKETITNCYYLLEESSFTLRDYVENIEFNPERLNDIESRLSEILSLRRKYGENVNAVLEHASKIEEEVETLENKDEHLQKWASDLEAIEKDLAVEARHLTELRRKQAKKLTQDIQRELKALYMEKTRFEVAFHDHESPSFTKDGTDDVEFMVATNQGEPLKPLVKVASGGEISRIILALKTILASHEGVTSLIFDEVDTGVSGRVAQAIAQKIHHISTGSQVLCITHLPQVAAMADSHLFIAKGERDGRVTTEVTPLSEKEKVEEIGRMISGVEMTELTRKHAEELIEQADEMKVAR, encoded by the coding sequence TTGCTAGTTGAACTTTCTATACGAAACTTTGCTATTATCGATCATGTAACGGTTCCCTTTGAGGAGGGCCTTACCGTTCTTACCGGTGAAACGGGAGCCGGTAAGTCGATTATTATCGATGCAATCGGTCTTTTAATCGGTGGAAGAGGGTCGGTTGAGTTTGTCAGACACGGGAGTAAGCGGGCGGAAATTGAAGGCCTGTTTTCACTTGAAAACCATGATGAGATCGAACCGTTACTTACAGATATTGGAATCGGTCTTTCCGACGACAGTATGGTCGTCATTAGGAGAGAAATTTCCAAGCAGGGAAAGAGCATCTGCCGTGTAAATGGCAAGCTTGTCACACTGGCAAGTCTGAGACAGGTTGGACAGCTGCTGGTGGACATTCATGGGCAACATGAACATCAGCAGCTCCTTCAGGTGGACAGGCATCTGTTTTTACTGGACCGGTTTGCTGGAGAGCATTTAAATAGTGCGAAAGAAGAGTACAGTACACTGTACAGCCGATTATTAAAAACGAAAAAACAATACAGACAGCTTTCTGAAAATGAACAGCAGACTGCTCAGCGGCTGGACCTGATCCGCTATCAGCTTAATGAAATTGAAAGTGCCCGACTGAGGCCCGATGAGGATGAAGAGTTGACAGCAGAAAAGCAGAAACTCAGTAACAGTGAGCAGCTGTATCAGCGGGTACATGACAGTCATCAGGCTCTTTACGGTGAAAATCAAGGTCTTGAATGGATAATGGTAGCAGTAAACCAGATGGAGGAAGCGACAGAGCTGGATCCGGCACTGAAAGAGGTTAAAGAAACCATTACTAACTGCTATTATCTGCTTGAGGAATCCTCTTTCACATTGAGGGATTATGTAGAAAATATTGAATTCAATCCTGAACGTCTGAATGACATTGAATCAAGGCTGAGTGAAATTCTATCCCTTCGGCGAAAATACGGGGAGAATGTTAATGCCGTTTTAGAGCATGCCTCTAAAATTGAAGAAGAGGTGGAGACTCTCGAGAATAAAGATGAACACCTCCAAAAGTGGGCATCCGATCTTGAAGCGATAGAAAAGGACCTGGCTGTTGAAGCCAGACACCTAACCGAACTGCGGCGTAAGCAGGCAAAGAAACTCACACAGGATATCCAGCGGGAATTAAAAGCGTTGTACATGGAAAAAACCCGGTTTGAAGTGGCTTTTCACGATCATGAATCACCATCATTTACGAAAGACGGGACGGATGATGTGGAATTTATGGTGGCCACCAACCAGGGAGAACCGTTGAAGCCCCTTGTTAAAGTTGCTTCTGGTGGTGAAATTTCCAGAATTATTCTCGCGCTCAAAACGATTCTCGCCAGCCATGAAGGCGTCACATCACTTATTTTTGATGAAGTGGATACCGGGGTAAGCGGCCGTGTAGCACAGGCAATTGCCCAAAAAATTCATCACATCTCAACCGGTTCACAGGTACTATGCATCACCCACCTTCCCCAGGTTGCTGCTATGGCAGATTCGCATCTGTTTATTGCGAAGGGAGAACGGGACGGACGGGTTACGACAGAGGTGACACCACTGTCGGAAAAAGAAAAAGTGGAAGAAATCGGCCGTATGATTTCCGGGGTTGAAATGACGGAACTCACCCGCAAGCATGCGGAAGAACTCATAGAACAGGCAGATGAGATGAAAGTGGCAAGATAA
- the ahrC gene encoding transcriptional regulator AhrC/ArgR, with translation MNKGQRHIKIREIITNNEVETQDDLVSFLRSAGFNVTQATVSRDIKELHLVKVPMIDGRYKYSLPADQRFNPLQKLKRALMDSFVSIEHTNNMIVMKTLPGNANAVGALIDNLDWNEVLGTICGDDTILIICRGENDTEPVSERFLDML, from the coding sequence ATGAACAAAGGGCAGCGACATATTAAAATACGGGAAATTATTACGAACAATGAGGTGGAAACCCAGGACGATCTTGTTTCGTTTTTGCGGAGTGCCGGTTTTAACGTCACCCAGGCGACGGTAAGCAGGGATATTAAGGAACTGCACCTGGTAAAAGTGCCGATGATTGACGGGAGATACAAGTACAGTCTTCCTGCTGACCAGAGGTTTAACCCTCTTCAGAAGCTTAAGCGTGCTCTGATGGACAGTTTCGTTTCGATCGAGCATACAAACAATATGATTGTAATGAAGACACTGCCGGGAAATGCAAATGCTGTAGGGGCCCTGATCGATAACCTTGACTGGAATGAGGTGCTGGGGACGATCTGCGGAGACGATACGATTTTGATTATCTGCCGTGGTGAGAATGATACGGAGCCGGTCAGCGAGCGTTTTCTTGATATGCTTTAA
- a CDS encoding TlyA family RNA methyltransferase, producing MEKKQRLDLLLVERGLIETREKAKRTIMAGLVFADGERVDKPGTRLKESVSLELKGRTLPYVSRGGLKLEGALKEFGFSLEGRTMLDIGSSTGGFTDCALQNGAAQVYAVDVGYNQLAWKLRQDERVIVMERTNFRYSVPEDFTQGLPDFSTIDVSFISLRLILPPLLRILKEGGEVSALVKPQFEAGREEVGKNGIIRDPAVHQRVLEETAAFAQELGFIVKDAAPSPIRGGEGNIEFLLYLKKPLKNEERPSIKKDFARIVAKAHELKSRQV from the coding sequence ATGGAGAAAAAACAGCGCCTTGATCTGCTGCTGGTAGAAAGAGGCCTCATTGAAACAAGAGAAAAAGCAAAACGGACGATCATGGCCGGACTCGTATTCGCTGACGGCGAAAGGGTGGATAAACCCGGTACACGCCTTAAAGAATCAGTGAGTCTTGAGCTGAAGGGCCGGACACTTCCTTATGTAAGCCGTGGCGGGCTGAAGCTTGAAGGGGCTCTGAAAGAATTCGGCTTCAGTCTTGAAGGCCGGACGATGCTCGATATCGGTTCATCGACAGGCGGTTTTACTGACTGCGCCCTGCAAAACGGTGCTGCACAGGTATATGCCGTTGATGTGGGGTACAATCAACTGGCCTGGAAACTTCGGCAGGACGAGCGAGTCATTGTAATGGAACGAACGAATTTCCGCTATTCCGTACCAGAGGATTTCACACAGGGACTGCCTGATTTCTCCACCATTGACGTATCTTTTATTTCACTAAGGCTGATTCTTCCGCCGCTCCTTCGTATATTAAAAGAAGGCGGAGAAGTGTCTGCCCTGGTTAAGCCTCAGTTTGAAGCGGGCCGAGAAGAAGTAGGTAAAAACGGAATAATCAGGGATCCAGCTGTCCATCAGCGGGTTCTAGAAGAAACCGCTGCCTTTGCACAGGAGCTTGGTTTTATTGTTAAAGATGCTGCTCCCTCACCGATAAGGGGAGGGGAAGGTAATATTGAGTTTCTTCTATATTTAAAGAAGCCGCTAAAGAACGAAGAAAGACCTTCAATAAAAAAAGATTTTGCCCGCATCGTTGCAAAAGCACATGAGCTTAAGAGCAGGCAGGTTTAA